A genome region from Streptomyces sp. NBC_01296 includes the following:
- a CDS encoding SDR family oxidoreductase — protein sequence MSSPDPQVRAPHDAENRPEHGESALGVRQPRNQPDPRRNGPVIAVTGAASGVGAALVARLAASDEVKQVVAIDERRGDCAAAQWHVLDVRDPAIAEKLRGADVVVHLALDLDLETDPAARTAYNVRGTQTVLTAAAAAGVHRVVLCTSAMVYGALPDNDIPLSEDSELRATAEATGVGDLLEIERLGRRAPRAHPGLNVTVVRPAVLVGGTDTALTRYFESPRLLVVAGSRPTWQFCHVEDLVSALEYAALEKVEGELAVGCEGWLEQEEVEELSGIRRMELPSAVALGAAARLHRIGLTPSPAGDLAYTMHPWVVSVSGLHAAGWRPRWTNEEVLAELLQEVAGRHTVAGRRLGRKDATAAGAAGATVALLGAAAVVRAARRRRGL from the coding sequence GTGAGTTCCCCAGATCCGCAGGTTCGCGCGCCGCACGACGCCGAAAACCGCCCTGAGCACGGTGAGAGCGCCCTCGGCGTTCGCCAGCCGCGAAACCAGCCGGACCCCCGCAGGAACGGCCCCGTGATCGCCGTGACCGGCGCCGCCTCCGGGGTCGGGGCGGCCCTGGTGGCCCGCCTGGCCGCCTCCGACGAGGTCAAGCAGGTCGTGGCGATCGACGAGCGGCGCGGTGACTGCGCGGCCGCGCAGTGGCACGTCCTGGACGTACGGGACCCCGCGATCGCCGAGAAGCTGCGCGGCGCCGACGTGGTCGTGCACCTGGCGCTGGACCTCGACCTCGAGACGGACCCGGCGGCCCGTACGGCGTACAACGTGCGCGGGACCCAGACCGTACTGACGGCCGCCGCGGCGGCGGGGGTGCACCGCGTCGTGCTGTGCACCTCGGCGATGGTCTACGGGGCCCTGCCGGACAACGACATCCCGCTTTCGGAGGACTCCGAGCTGCGGGCCACGGCCGAGGCGACCGGCGTCGGCGACCTGCTGGAGATCGAGCGGCTGGGCCGCCGGGCGCCGCGGGCCCACCCCGGCCTGAACGTCACGGTGGTCCGCCCGGCGGTCCTGGTCGGCGGCACGGACACCGCCCTGACCCGCTATTTCGAGTCCCCGCGCCTGCTGGTGGTGGCCGGATCCCGGCCGACCTGGCAGTTCTGCCACGTGGAGGACCTGGTCAGCGCGCTGGAGTACGCCGCCCTGGAGAAGGTCGAGGGCGAGCTCGCGGTGGGCTGCGAGGGCTGGCTGGAGCAGGAGGAGGTCGAGGAGCTGAGCGGCATCCGCCGCATGGAGCTCCCGTCGGCGGTCGCGCTGGGCGCGGCGGCCCGGCTGCACCGGATCGGCCTGACGCCGTCCCCGGCGGGCGACCTCGCGTACACGATGCACCCGTGGGTGGTCAGCGTCAGCGGGCTGCACGCGGCGGGCTGGCGGCCCCGCTGGACCAACGAGGAGGTGCTGGCCGAGCTCCTCCAGGAGGTCGCGGGCCGGCACACGGTCGCGGGCCGCCGCCTGGGCCGCAAGGACGCCACCGCCGCGGGTGCCGCGGGCGCGACCGTCGCCCTGCTCGGCGCCGCCGCGGTGGTCCGCGCCGCCCGCCGC
- a CDS encoding zinc-dependent metalloprotease — MSDTPFGFGLPPEEPENGDEGKKKGNQGGQGGPNPFGFPGMGLPGGAGGPGAADNPFAAMFGSMNPNDLGAAFQQIGQMLSYEGGPVNWDMAKDIARQTVAQGTADGVKDTSVGVAEKSAVEEAVRLADHWLDGVTSLPSGATTAVAWSRAEWVEATLPVWKELVDPVAERVGAAMGSVLPEEMQAMAGPLLGMMRSMGGAMFGQQIGQAVGALAGEVVGSTDIGLPLGPAGKAALLPLNIESFGKDLGVPAEEVRLYLALREAAHARLFAHVPWLRSHLFGAVEGYARGIKVDTSKLEDVVGQLDPSNPEQLQEALQGGMFQPQDTPEQKAALARLETALALVEGWVDAVVHEAAKPRLTSADAMRETMRRRRASGGPAEQTFATLVGLELRPRRLRDASRLWASLTDARGVDGRDGLWEHPDMLPAASDLDDPDGFVHREQLDFSEIDKMLGEAAQKRDQGKQDEQGKQDEQGDGESDGEGEAKK, encoded by the coding sequence GTGAGCGACACCCCATTCGGATTTGGCCTTCCGCCGGAGGAGCCTGAGAACGGCGACGAGGGCAAGAAGAAGGGCAATCAGGGCGGTCAGGGCGGCCCGAATCCGTTCGGGTTCCCGGGCATGGGCCTGCCGGGCGGCGCCGGCGGCCCCGGCGCCGCGGACAACCCGTTCGCGGCGATGTTCGGCTCGATGAACCCGAACGACCTGGGCGCGGCCTTCCAGCAGATCGGCCAGATGCTCAGCTACGAGGGCGGTCCCGTGAACTGGGACATGGCCAAGGACATCGCCCGCCAGACCGTCGCGCAGGGCACGGCGGACGGAGTGAAGGACACGAGCGTCGGCGTCGCCGAGAAGTCGGCCGTCGAGGAGGCCGTGCGCCTCGCCGACCACTGGCTGGACGGGGTGACCTCGCTGCCCTCGGGCGCCACCACGGCCGTCGCGTGGAGCCGCGCCGAGTGGGTCGAGGCGACCCTCCCGGTGTGGAAGGAGCTCGTGGACCCGGTCGCCGAGCGCGTCGGCGCGGCCATGGGCAGCGTGCTGCCCGAGGAGATGCAGGCCATGGCGGGCCCGCTGCTCGGCATGATGCGCTCGATGGGCGGGGCCATGTTCGGCCAGCAGATCGGGCAGGCCGTGGGCGCGCTCGCGGGCGAGGTCGTCGGCTCCACCGACATCGGCCTGCCGCTGGGCCCGGCCGGCAAGGCCGCCCTGCTGCCGCTGAACATCGAGAGCTTCGGCAAGGACCTGGGCGTCCCCGCCGAGGAGGTACGGCTGTACCTGGCCCTGCGCGAGGCGGCCCACGCCCGGCTCTTCGCGCACGTGCCGTGGCTGCGCTCGCACCTGTTCGGCGCGGTCGAGGGGTACGCGCGGGGCATCAAGGTCGACACCTCGAAGCTGGAGGACGTGGTCGGCCAGCTCGACCCGTCGAACCCGGAGCAGCTGCAGGAAGCCCTGCAGGGCGGCATGTTCCAGCCGCAGGACACCCCCGAGCAGAAGGCCGCGCTGGCCCGCCTGGAGACGGCGCTCGCGCTGGTCGAGGGCTGGGTGGACGCGGTCGTGCACGAGGCGGCCAAGCCCCGGCTGACCTCGGCGGACGCCATGCGCGAGACCATGCGCCGGCGGCGCGCCTCGGGCGGTCCGGCGGAGCAGACCTTCGCGACGCTGGTCGGGCTGGAGCTGCGCCCGCGCCGGCTGCGGGACGCCTCGCGGCTGTGGGCCTCGCTGACCGACGCGCGCGGCGTGGACGGCCGCGACGGCCTGTGGGAGCACCCCGACATGCTGCCGGCGGCCTCGGACCTCGACGACCCGGACGGGTTCGTGCACCGCGAGCAGCTGGACTTCTCCGAGATCGACAAGATGCTCGGCGAGGCGGCGCAGAAGCGCGACCAGGGCAAGCAGGACGAGCAGGGCAAGCAGGACGAGCAGGGCGACGGCGAATCCGACGGCGAGGGTGAAGCAAAGAAGTGA